A window from Drosophila miranda strain MSH22 chromosome Y unlocalized genomic scaffold, D.miranda_PacBio2.1 Contig_Y2_pilon, whole genome shotgun sequence encodes these proteins:
- the LOC117193823 gene encoding ER membrane protein complex subunit 7 homolog, protein SNVSQNIDDINVNIDVSSALADNPATKLYVKKILLYTIEGRVSPPDTILGPGQGAGGALNKDENKWQVDVTITINDGEYKGFVREDVQFIISGVPSGSYVLDVHHPDVFYEPVRVEINPKGKFRARKVNFVQPAQIMQVAYPLRMKPLMPFKYFQTREQWKITDFMFSPMVLMMVLPLLLMLVLPKMINDPETKKEIDNLQFPKMTNDMPEISEMLTSFLTGKQPEPKEKKPLPASKQTKKRKDQ, encoded by the exons TCTAATGTAAGCCAAAACATCGATGACATCAATGTTAACATCGATGTTTCTTCAGCTCTAGCTGACAACCCTGCGACAAAGTTGTATGTGAAAAAAATATTACTGTACACAATCGAAGGTCGAGTTTCTCCACCAGACACTATTCTGGGACCAGGGCAAGGTGCAGGCGGTGCCCTAAATAAAGATGAGAATAAATGGCAAGTGGATGTGACAATAACCATCAATGATGGCGAGTACAAGGGTTTCGTGCGCGAAGATGTCCAGTTCATCATCAGCGGAGTCCCTTCCGGCAGCTATGTGCTGGACGTCCATCATCCTGATGTGTTCTACGAGCCT GTTCGCGTGGAAATCAATCCCAAGGGAAAGTTCCGTGCGCGCAAGGTGAACTTTGTCCAGCCAGCGCAAATCATGCAGGTGGCCTACCCTCTGAGAATGAAGCCACTGATGCCATTCAAGTATTTCCAGACACGAGAGCAGTGGAAG ATAACCGACTTTATGTTCAGCCCCATGGTGCTGATGATGGTTCTTCCTTTGTTGCTCATGCTGGTGCTGCCCAAGATGATCAATGACCCCGAAACTAAGAAAGAGATTGACAACTTGCAGTTCCCCAAG ATGACCAACGATATGCCCGAGATCAGCGAGATGTTAACATCATTTCTGACGGGTAAACAGCCCGAGCCCAAGGAGAAGAAGCCGCTTCCAGCCAGCAAGCAGACGAAGAAGCGTAAAGATCAATAA
- the LOC117194185 gene encoding exosome complex exonuclease RRP42-like: MVLCQEDFRCDGQSRRDYRPMELETGLVSNASGSARLRLANTDILVGIKTEIDVPDPLTPEFGKLEFFVDCSANATPEFEGRGGSDLAQELVLALENAYESPLAFDYRTLCLIPGQQCWKLYIDILILECGGNLHDAVSLAAKAALHNTKLPRVTASLLDAGVTDLIISDNPYDCTRLTIDTVPLLITVCKIGDYCLVDPSAEEEACSTVSIVVSVSMRNGEAFLSGSHMTGGGAMHRDTMRNCLNLGLSIGEQLNTLLAKVLKQEEERVGPKRPKTVGFLK; the protein is encoded by the exons ATGGTCCTATGCCAGGAGGATTTTCGCTGCGATGGGCAGTCTCGTCGGGATTACCGGCCCATGGAGCTGGAGACTGGGCTGGTGAGCAACGCGAGTGGATCGGCTCGTCTCCGCTTAGCCAACACGGACATCCTCGTGGGCATCAAGACAGAAATCGATGTGCCCGATCCCTTGACTCCGGAGTTCGGTAAACTCGAGTTCTTTGTGGATTG CTCTGCTAATGCCACGCCAGAGTTTGAGGGTCGCGGCGGCTCAGACCTGGCCCAGGAGCTGGTGCTCGCTCTGGAAAATGCCTACGAATCCCCTTTAGCCTTTGACTATCGCACATTGTGCCTTATACCGGGTCAGCAGTGCTGGAAGCTCTATATTGACATCTTG ATACTCGAGTGCGGTGGAAATCTTCACGACGCCGTTTCCCTGGCCGCCAAGGCAGCGTTGCACAACACAAAACTGCCGCGAGTAACTGCCTCCCTATTGGATGCCGGCGTCACGGATCTCATTATATCAGACAATCCGTACGACTGCACACGACTAACCATTGATACGGTTCCCCTGCTGATCACTGTGTGCAAAATCGGCGACTATTGCCTTGTTGATCCCTCAGCGGAGGAGGAGGCTTGCAGCACTGTCAGCATAGTTGTATCCGTATCGATGCGGAATGGAGAAG CCTTCCTTTCCGGCTCCCACATGACTGGCGGCGGCGCTATGCACAGAGATACCATGCGCAATTGCCTGAATCTCGGTCTGTCGATTGGCGAACAACTGAACACGCTGCTCGCAAAGGTGCTgaagcaggaggaggagcgcgTGGGACCTAAGCGGCCCAAGACGGTTGGATTTCTTAAATAA
- the LOC117194186 gene encoding proteasome subunit beta type-6-like, with protein sequence MVYEMDFTDTPVSTGTTIMAVEFDGGVVIGADSRTSSGPYVANRVTDKLTQITDKIYCCRSGSAADTQAIADIVAYSLNYHENQTSKDALVFEAASEFRNYCYNYRDSLLAGIIVAGWDEQRGGQVFSIPLGGMLTHEPCTIGGSGSSFIYGYVREHFHEGMSKEECVKFVKTAVQHAIYHDGSSGGVVRVGIITKEGVERRLFYNTESGESEISGTGSSAILAQ encoded by the exons atggtTTACGAGATGGACTTTACCGATACACCCGTCAGCACTGGC ACCACAATCATGGCCGTCGAATTCGACGGAGGAGTTGTGATTGGAGCTGATTCCCGTACCAGCTCCGGACCGTATGTGGCCAATCGTGTCACCGACAAGCTGACTCAAATCACAGACAAAATTTACTGCTGCCGTAGTGGCTCTGCCGCCGATACCCAGGCCATCGCAGATATTGTGGCCTACTCGCTGAACTATCACGAGAACCAGACCAGCAAGGATGCCCTGGTCTTTGAGGCTGCCTCAGAGTTCCGTAACTACTGCTACAACTATCGCGACTCCCTGCTGGCTGGAATCATTGTTGCTGGCTGGGATGAGCAGCGCGGTGGTCAGGTGTTTAGCATCCCATTGGGTGGCATGCTGACCCACGAGCCCTGCACCATTGGCGGATCGGGATCCAGTTTCATTTACGGATACGTCCGAGAGCATTTCCACGAGGGTATGAGCAAAGAGGAGTGTGTGAAATTTGTCAAGACAG CGGTTCAACATGCCATCTATCACGATGGAAGCTCTGGCGGTGTGGTGCGCGTTGGCATCATCACCAAAGAGGGTGTGGAGCGTCGTCTGTTCTATAACACCGAATCGGGCGAGTCCGAGATATCGGGCACTGGCAGCAGTGCTATTCTCGCCCAATAG
- the LOC117194183 gene encoding monocarboxylate transporter 13-like isoform X1 codes for MDVQTSRVVPDGGWGWVVVAAVAVINMTNQSILSVFGQLFVGELRQMNEDTFTSALITNLNSLALNFSGLFVGLAIKSFKPRNVAATGCVLVSFGMALCSFATESWHFIVGYSFFVGFGLGLISPSTFMAINSYFSNKRGRAVGVSLAGAGVEQVLIPQVVRYFLDNHGFRFAVLAMSALSLTGLFGAMFLKPLNPPVKHNNRRHIRLLAETDGESGQLSPLQIVVVATQSKTDEAQSKSESLCRRMGNRLVQAMDLELLKDAVFWSIIVGMALVYTATINFTMIYPDFLGQTAGLNSTAVAFCMSVVAGADIVCRLLPCITDHLRIPYRVVFLLGTAGLLFARLVLAESQDLGVIIAMSILMGMMKSATVINNNLTISAHCRSDKLAGGLGLSMMSKGVIVITVGQLLGWVRDYADSYVICLYAQIVLLLVVVLAWAPEIYYRFRMQKRTWRRHLMPPKRVPN; via the exons ATGGATGTGCAAACAAGTCGTGTTGTTCCAGACGGTGGCTGGGGATGGGTTGTGGTGGCAGCTGTGGCCGTCATCAAT ATGACGAATCAGTCAATATTGTCCGTATTTGGTCAACTTTTTGTGGGTGAGCTGCGTCAGATGAATGAGGACACCTTTACATCGGCGCTAATTACGAATTTAAACAGCTTGGCCTTGAACTTCTCGGGCTTGTTCGTTGGGCTGGCTATCAAGAGCTTTAAGCCGCGCAATGTGGCAGCCACCGGTTGCGTTTTGGTCTCCTTTGGCATGGCGCTGTGCTCGTTTGCCACAGAGAGTTGGCATTTTATCGTCGGCTACAGCTTCTTTGTGGGCTTCGGCCTGGGACTTATTTCGCCTTCCACATTTATGGCCATCAATTCCTACTTCAGCAACAAGCGGGGCCGTGCCGTGGGCGTCTCCCTGGCTGGTGCTGGCGTTGAACAAGTGCTCATACCTCAAGTTGTACGATATTTCCTGGATAACCACGGCTTTCGTTTTGCAGTCCTGGCTATGTCTGCGCTTTCCCTGACCGGG CTCTTTGGTGCCATGTTTTTGAAACCCCTGAATCCTCCCGTCAAACACAATAACCGCCGACATATTCGCCTTCTGGCCGAAACGGATGGGGAGAGTGGACAATTGAGCCCCTTGCAGATTGTCGTTGTAGCGACCCAAAGCAAGACGGATGAAGCCCAGTCAAAGAGCGAGTCCCTGTGCCGACGAATGGGTAACCGCTTGGTCCAAGCCATGGACTTGGAACTCCTTAAGGACGCTGTGTTCTGGAGCATCATTGTTGGCATGGCGCTGGTCTACACGGCCACCATCAACTTTACCATGATCTATCCCGACTTTCTCGGCCAGACAGCTGGTCTGAATAGCACAGCGGTGGCCTTCTGCATGTCCGTGGTGGCTGGTGCCGATATCGTATGTCGCCTGCTGCCCTGCATTACGGATCACCTAAGGATACCCTACCGAGTGGTGTTCCTGCTCGGTACTGCTGGACTACTCTTTGCGCGTCTCGTACTGGCGGAGAGTCAAGACCTGGGCGTCATAATTGCCATGTCCATACTGATGGGAATGATGAAGTCTGCCACGGTGATCAACAACAATCTCACCATATCGGCGCACTGTCGCTCGGATAAGTTGGCCGGCGGCCTTGGGCTGAGCATGATGTCAAAGGGCGTGATTGTCATAACAGTGGGACAACTGCTTGGATGGGTACGCGACTACGCCGACTCTTATGTCATCTGCCTGTACGCCCAGATTGTGCTGCTGCTAGTAGTGGTCCTGGCCTGGGCACCGGAGATTTATTACCGTTTCCGCATGCAGAAACGTACATGGAGACGACACTtgatgccgccgaagaggGTGCCAAACTGA
- the LOC117194181 gene encoding transcription factor grauzone-like — MPCFLCTHRVDDAISNIKFDSVEADSLGLRQIIEKHFWLRNAHKALTELETKQAEETVTENQTTPTAVVAAVYGGTVKDENVQSVAAAVKRRRGRPRKTRAASSDEEFQNVLEQINLNEIKIEYPEADLTIADVLEDQEEQDFESHSGCATEDDDIKEPKPKITQKVRGRGRGRGRVRLAEKPKKTLVYNLQKSSEFNDYIRQHYKMQCHVCSAPMEGFSEMLVHVRENHNQCGYAVCCNRKFRKRGVLVDHLRRHEDRDLFKCKICDRVMGQRRSLELHMRMHDVKSQGRLYQCDHCSKSFYSDVVCERHKLTHIPKEQCQVKCTNCEKTFPTNYTMLQHFKLVHLNLYAKICDVCGKSIRGREALARHMEEHTGAPQATIECHLCDSKLTTKYGLARHIKMMHTVENLQPMQCELCLKISPSLQAHQHHIKYTHNTARNHQCPMCEKAFKRPNELREHLTTHTGEVLYTCPHCTQTFNSNANMHAHRKKVHRKEWEEHRLQRLVRGRKKDSIIAASVRKTTEAREDFSVDQTTAVVAPAANSLRVLEEC, encoded by the exons ATGCCGTGCTTCCTATGCACTCATCGTGTGGACGACGCCATTAGCAATATAAAGTTCGATTCCGTCGAAGCTGACTCGCTCGGATTAAGGCAAATAATTGAAAAACACTTTTGGTTGCGG AATGCCCACAAAGCCCTGACCGAACTGGAAACAAAGCAGGCAGAGGAGACCGTCACGGAGAATCAGACCACTCCAACAGCAGTAGTTGCAGCCGTTTATGGCGGTACTGTAAAGGATGAGAACGTGCAAAGCGTAGCAGCTGCCGTGAAGCGCAGGCGGGGTCGTCCCCGCAAGACCCGGGCTGCTTCAAGTGACGAAGAATTTCAGAACGTGCTGGAACAGATCAATTTGAACGAGATTAAAATTGAGTACCCCGAGGCAGATCTAACCATAGCTGATGTGCTGGAGGATCAGGAGGAGCAAGACTTTGAGTCACACAGTGGCTGTGCCACGGAAGATGATGATATTAAGGAACCCAAACCGAAAATCACTCAAAAGGTTCGTGGAAGGGGCCGCGGTCGTGGCCGAGTTCGGCTAGCGGAGAAGCCAAAAAAAACCCTCGTCTATAATCTTCAGAAGTCGAGCGAGTTCAATGACTACATCAGGCAACACTACAAGATGCAGTGTCATGTGTGCAGTGCCCCCATGGAGGGTTTCTCGGAGATGCTTGTCCATGTGCGAGAGAATCACAATCAGTGTGGATATGCCGTCTGCTGTAACCGAAAGTTCAGAAAGCGCGGCGTACTAGTCGATCATCTGCGACGCCACGAGGATCGCGACCTCTTCAAGTGCAAAATCTGTGATCGCGTAATGGGCCAGAGGCGAAGCCTTGAACTCCACATGCGAATGCACGACGTCAAGTCGCAGGGCCGTCTCTACCAGTGCGATCATTGTTCCAAGAGCTTCTACAGCGACGTCGTCTGCGAACGACACAAACTAACGCACATTCCCAAGGAGCAGTGCCAGGTGAAATGCACCAACTGCGAGAAGAC TTTCCCCACCAATTATACCATGCTGCAGCATTTTAAGCTCGTACACTTGAATTTATATGCAAAGATTTGCGACGTTTGCGGCAAGTCCATACGTGGACGGGAGGCTCTCGCTCGCCACATGGAGGAGCACACGGGCGCTCCGCAGGCTACCATCGAGTGTCATCTGTGCGACTCCAAACTAACCACCAAATACGGCCTGGCGCGTCACATCAAAATGATGCACACTGTCGAGAACCTACAGCCGATGCAGTGCGAGCTGTGCCTCAAGATTTCACCCAGCCTCCAGGCACATCAGCACCACATCAAGTACACCCATAACACGGCCCGCAATCACCAGTGTCCGATGTGTGAGAAGGCCTTCAAGCGACCAAACGAATTGCGG GAGCATTTGACAACGCATACGGGCGAAGTTCTGTACACCTGTCCGCATTGCACACAGACCTTCAACTCGAATGCCAACATGCATGCCCACCGCAAGAAAGTGCATCGCAAGGAGTGGGAAGAGCACCGCCTCCAGCGCTTGGTGCGAGGCCGGAAAAAAGATTCGATCATTGCAGCGAGCGTGCGAAAGACCACCGAGGCCAGGGAGGACTTCAGTGTAGATCAGACCACTGCTGTCGTGGCTCCAGCCGCCAACAGTCTCAGAGTCTTAGAGGAATGTTAA
- the LOC117194182 gene encoding uncharacterized protein LOC117194182, with the protein MNPGDEMKEYEMQVITFGAKCSPASAQYVKNRNALEFKESYPDAVNAIIKNHYVDDLVHCFSSEESAVRVVKEIVDIHKKGGFELRKFVSNSKFFNKVFGNEQVAEPITLDRDESSHYQKVLGMYLCTRSDEFGFSLSFNKIDASIFSESRIPSKREVLRVVMSVFDPFGILAEYSLIAKLLLQSIWQRRTGWDQPIEGDDIKQWKCWLRSLSQACKIRIPRCYAEEVFGEPIELHIFCDASESAYAGVGYWRIRSKSGWKSAFIMGKTKCAPMKLSTIPRLELQAAVLGTRLRKCILEGHDVNPKCVHMWSDSKTVLAWIKSDHRKYKPYVGHRIDEILEATRLEDWHWVPTKDNPADFGTKLRSGTRETSWLRGPQFLQEDASQWNLGTSDVGDTELELRSKFTLLINEMSSDGSVNIVFRELLERFSSFTRLMRVVAWVYRMCDRKIKRKVYLDVADIEEAVLIVIRNVQDVAFHDERVALLTGQCIEKNR; encoded by the coding sequence ATGAATCCAGGCGACGAGATGAAGGAGTATGAAATGCAGGTCATCACCTTTGGAGCCAAATGTTCACCGGCCTCTGCTCAATATGTGAAAAATAGAAACGCACTTGAATTTAAGGAATCGTATCCAGATGCGGTGAATGCCATTattaaaaaccattatgtGGACGATTTGGTGCATTGTTTTTCATCCGAAGAATCGGCTGTGAGAGTCGTGAAGGAGATAGTTGACATTCACAAAAAGGGAGGATTCGAACTGAGAAAGTTTGTGTCCAATTCGAAATTCTTCAACAAGGTTTTTGGTAACGAACAAGTAGCTGAACCCATAACTCTTGATAGGGATGAATCTTCGCATTATCAAAAGGTCCTGGGAATGTACTTGTGTACACGCAGCGACGAATTTGGGTTCTCACTTTCGTTTAACAAAATTGACGCATCAATCTTTTCAGAATCAAGAATACCGTCTAAGCGAGAAGTATTGCGAGTGGTTATGTCTGTGTTTGACCCATTTGGAATTCTAGCCGAATATTCCCTGATCGCTAAACTGCTTCTGCAGTCAATATGGCAAAGGCGAACAGGGTGGGACCAGCCAATTGAGGGCGACGATATAAAGCAATGGAAATGTTGGTTGCGCAGCCTAAGCCAAGCATGCAAGATAAGGATACCCCGATGTTACGCTGAAGAGGTCTTTGGGGAACCAATTGAACTACACATATTTTGCGATGCGAGTGAGTCAGCTTATGCAGGAGTTGGATACTGGCGCATACGTTCGAAATCTGGATGGAAGTCCGCATTTATAATGGGAAAGACCAAGTGTGCCCCAATGAAACTATCCACCATACCCAGGCTCGAGCTACAGGCGGCAGTGCTAGGAACTCGTCTCAGGAAATGTATTCTTGAGGGTCACGACGTCAACCCCAAATGTGTCCACATGTGGTCCGATTCCAAGACTGTCTTAGCATGGATTAAATCAGATCACAGAAAATATAAGCCATATGTAGGACACAGAATTGACGAGATACTTGAAGCCACAAGGTTGGAAGATTGGCATTGGGTGCCTACTAAGGATAACCCGGCAGACTTTGGCACCAAACTCAGATCTGGAACTCGAGAAACCTCCTGGTTGAGAGGCCCTCAATTCCTTCAAGAGGACGCAAGTCAATGGAACCTAGGAACTTCAGACGTTGGTGACACGGAACTGGAACTAAGAAGCAAGTTTACGTTATTAATCAATGAGATGTCTTCAGATGGATCTGTCAATATCGTATTCAGGGAGTTGCTGGAAAGGTTCTCTTCATTTACAAGGCTGATGCGAGTTGTCGCTTGGGTCTACAGGATGTGTGATCGTAAGATCAAACGAAAGGTCTACCTTGATGTAGCTGACATTGAAGAAGCTGTACTCATAGTGATCCGCAATGTACAGGATGTTGCATTTCATGATGAGCGGGTGGCGCTATTGACTGGACAGTGCATCGAAAAGAACAGGTAG